GGGCTGCGCCACGGCCGGCTCCTCCTCGACTGTCGTCCCGACGTCGGGCGCGGTCGTGGGAGGCGGGGGAGGCGTGGGTGTCACGGTGGTCGTGGGGCAGTCGGCCGGCTCGTGCGTCGGCAGGTCCGTAGGCACATCGGTCGGGGTGTCGTCGGTAGCGTCCGGCGAGGCAGTGGCGTCCGGCGAGGCGGCCGGGGGCACGCAGTCGGTCGGCGCGCCCGGGGAAGACCTCTCATCCATCGTGCCCGGGGAGGACCTCTCGTCGCTCGCGAACTCGCTCTCGTCCGCGGGGAACGCGCTGTCCCCGCCCGACGAGGCGCTGGACGCGCTGCTGTCGGGAGCAGGACCCGGGTCCGGCGCGGGCACGATGCGGTCCCGGTGGACGCCGTGACCGAGCCGCCGCTCGACCCAGCTGTTGTCGACGCTGTTGATGATCGTGATGTTGGTGATCGCCTGGGTGGTCGGCGTCACCGCGATCATCCGCGTGGGCCGGAATCCGGCCCAGGGGCGGCCGTGCGTGCCGGGGCTGCTCCCCCGCATCGCCACGGGCGGCTTCAGCGGATTGCCGCAGGCGCAGCGGACGCGCGGCACACCCCGGTTGTCGACGAGGACGGCCGTGCCCGCCTGGAGGACGGACTGGTAGGTGGTCACGTGTCCGTGGCGGAAGCCGTGGTTGGTGACCCGGGTGTCGGCGCGCAGCACGACCGGGGCCAGACCGCGCAGGTGGTCCGGGACCGAGGCCGGGGAGACGCCCGCGATCTCGGCGAAGGCACGGGTCTTGGCCGGGTCGGCACGCAGGTGGCCGATCAGCCGGTCGACGTCACAGCTGCCGACCCGCGCTTCGCCGCCGTAGAGGCCGGGCGTCCCGCCGGACACGTATCGCACCCCGGTCGGCCCCGCGGGCGCCGGTTGCGGCGTTCGAGTGACCGGAGGCGACGTGGCCGTCGAGGTCGCGGTGGAGTCCGTGAAGGGGTCGGGCCCCGGGTCCGC
The nucleotide sequence above comes from Streptomyces sp. NL15-2K. Encoded proteins:
- a CDS encoding DUF6777 domain-containing protein, yielding MRTPTGTLVTACALSAALIVAGCGGDGDEGTKSSRELVLQPVADPGPDPFTDSTATSTATSPPVTRTPQPAPAGPTGVRYVSGGTPGLYGGEARVGSCDVDRLIGHLRADPAKTRAFAEIAGVSPASVPDHLRGLAPVVLRADTRVTNHGFRHGHVTTYQSVLQAGTAVLVDNRGVPRVRCACGNPLKPPVAMRGSSPGTHGRPWAGFRPTRMIAVTPTTQAITNITIINSVDNSWVERRLGHGVHRDRIVPAPDPGPAPDSSASSASSGGDSAFPADESEFASDERSSPGTMDERSSPGAPTDCVPPAASPDATASPDATDDTPTDVPTDLPTHEPADCPTTTVTPTPPPPPTTAPDVGTTVEEEPAVAQPTEPDAPRASSEAEETGPAAVPEAPDPPDGGGLIPDADDPVGADGA